The proteins below are encoded in one region of Campylobacter helveticus:
- a CDS encoding malate dehydrogenase yields MKITIIGAGNVGTSVAYALIMREFAKQIVLIDINDNLLLAKELELSQSIAALNLDIELICTQEYSHTQDSQIVIFTAGLARKDGQSRDELLQINTNIMLECAKRVKRFNDNPLFIILTNPVDFLLNTLYESGIFNAKKIVAMSGVLDNARFKYELAKKLGVKTSSVDTRLIGFHNDDMVLLKSHSSVGNQNLTKLLNDEEFEDLENEVKTGGAKVIKYLKISAYLAPASACLRMLESIRSGEFLPMSVILHGEFGVKNKAFGVMARLGLDGVREIMNLNLSLEEQEKLEKSLIKYQYKGE; encoded by the coding sequence ATGAAAATTACCATCATAGGAGCTGGAAATGTCGGCACAAGCGTCGCTTATGCTTTGATTATGCGTGAATTTGCAAAGCAAATAGTTTTAATCGACATTAATGACAATTTGCTTTTAGCTAAAGAGCTGGAACTTTCCCAAAGTATAGCGGCGTTAAATTTGGATATAGAATTAATTTGCACTCAGGAATACTCCCACACTCAAGACTCTCAAATTGTCATTTTTACCGCAGGTTTAGCAAGAAAAGATGGGCAAAGCAGAGATGAACTTTTGCAAATTAATACAAACATTATGCTTGAATGTGCAAAAAGAGTTAAAAGATTTAATGATAATCCGCTTTTTATCATTTTGACTAATCCTGTTGATTTTCTACTCAACACTCTTTATGAGAGTGGAATTTTTAATGCTAAAAAAATCGTTGCTATGTCAGGGGTTTTAGACAATGCTCGCTTTAAATATGAGCTTGCAAAAAAGCTCGGGGTTAAAACTTCAAGCGTAGATACGAGACTTATAGGCTTTCATAATGATGATATGGTTTTATTAAAATCACATTCAAGCGTTGGTAATCAAAACTTAACCAAGCTTTTAAATGATGAGGAATTTGAAGACTTGGAAAATGAGGTAAAAACAGGTGGGGCAAAGGTGATTAAATATCTTAAAATTTCAGCCTACCTTGCTCCCGCTAGTGCTTGTCTTAGAATGCTAGAATCCATACGCTCTGGGGAATTTTTGCCTATGAGTGTTATTTTACACGGAGAATTTGGTGTGAAAAATAAGGCTTTTGGCGTTATGGCGAGATTAGGGCTTGATGGAGTAAGAGAAATTATGAATTTAAATTTATCTCTTGAAGAGCAGGAAAAATTAGAAAAATCGTTAATTAAATATCAATACAAAGGAGAATAA
- a CDS encoding NADP-dependent isocitrate dehydrogenase has protein sequence MHITYTLTDESPALATYSFLPIVKAFLSRANIRVISSDISLSGRIIAEFNECLKDEQKCENALANLGELVKKAEANLIKTPNISASIPQLKAAISELQKKGYMLPNYPDEPKNDEEIQIKLKYQKILGSAVNPVLRQGNSDRRSTKAVKDYARNNPYRVVEFNPQSKSKVSYMNDGDFFSNEKALLIKQDCLAHIEFTNEKGETKILKENLKLEKNELLDATFMSVEKLMRFYEEQIALCKKEDILFSLHLKATMMKVSDPIIFGYALKVYFKELFEEFKEEFEKLGINANNGLSELLGKVENSSQKETILKKYQEILDKSADISMVNSDKGITNLHIPSDVIVDASMPAMLKNGAKLWDKDGKERDANALIPDKTYATIYEAVIEDLHKNGTLNPAKLGSVSNVGLMAKKAQEYGSHDKTFVAPEDGTMRVVVNKEVLLEHKLNKGDIYRANQAKFDAILNWIDLGIQRQELSGDKAFFWLDENRASDKIMINLVQERLKEKGKNIAILAPYEACLKNLELIRAGKNVIAITGNVLRDYLTDLFPILELGTSAKMLSVVPMLNGGAMFETGAGGSAPKQVEQLVEENHLRWDSLGEFLALQASLEFYAQKCKSNKAKVLADCLDEAIGEWLENNKTPSRKVGEDDNRTSHFYLALYWAKYLSRQAQDVELQSFFKDIDMELSSKEDEIRAEFNNAQGVRVELGGYYKFDDAKAEKVMRPSVLFNEIIAKIGQK, from the coding sequence ATGCACATTACTTATACTTTGACAGATGAGTCGCCAGCTCTTGCAACTTACTCATTTTTACCCATTGTCAAGGCTTTTTTAAGTAGGGCTAATATAAGAGTAATAAGCTCCGATATTTCTTTATCTGGGAGGATAATAGCCGAGTTTAATGAGTGCTTAAAAGACGAACAAAAATGCGAAAATGCTTTGGCAAATTTGGGCGAACTTGTTAAAAAAGCAGAGGCGAATCTCATTAAAACACCAAACATTTCTGCCTCTATCCCGCAACTTAAAGCAGCGATTAGTGAGTTGCAAAAAAAGGGGTATATGTTACCAAATTACCCAGATGAACCAAAAAATGATGAAGAAATTCAAATTAAATTAAAATATCAAAAAATTCTTGGTTCAGCGGTAAATCCTGTGTTGCGTCAAGGCAATTCAGACCGCCGTTCTACTAAGGCGGTAAAAGATTATGCGAGAAATAATCCTTACCGCGTTGTGGAGTTTAATCCTCAGTCAAAAAGTAAAGTCTCTTATATGAATGATGGGGATTTTTTCTCTAATGAAAAAGCACTTTTGATAAAGCAAGACTGCCTAGCTCATATAGAATTTACAAATGAAAAAGGCGAGACAAAAATTTTAAAAGAAAATTTAAAGCTAGAAAAAAATGAGCTTTTGGATGCGACTTTTATGAGTGTGGAAAAATTAATGCGTTTTTATGAAGAGCAAATTGCCCTTTGTAAAAAAGAGGATATTCTTTTCTCTTTACACCTTAAAGCTACGATGATGAAAGTGAGCGACCCTATTATATTTGGTTATGCGCTAAAAGTTTATTTTAAAGAGCTTTTTGAGGAATTTAAAGAGGAATTTGAAAAATTAGGCATTAATGCAAATAATGGCTTAAGTGAGCTTTTAGGTAAGGTAGAAAATTCAAGTCAAAAAGAAACTATCCTTAAAAAATACCAAGAAATCCTAGACAAAAGTGCGGATATTTCTATGGTGAATTCGGATAAGGGAATTACAAATTTACACATTCCAAGCGATGTGATAGTCGATGCATCTATGCCTGCAATGCTTAAAAATGGTGCAAAACTCTGGGATAAAGATGGTAAAGAAAGAGACGCAAATGCTCTTATCCCTGATAAAACTTATGCGACTATTTATGAGGCTGTGATTGAAGATTTGCATAAAAATGGCACTTTAAATCCCGCAAAACTTGGTAGCGTATCAAATGTAGGCTTAATGGCAAAAAAAGCACAAGAATACGGCTCTCACGATAAAACCTTTGTCGCACCTGAAGACGGGACAATGAGAGTTGTCGTGAATAAAGAAGTTTTACTAGAACACAAGCTTAACAAAGGCGATATTTATAGAGCAAATCAAGCGAAATTTGACGCGATATTAAATTGGATAGATTTAGGAATTCAAAGACAAGAATTAAGTGGTGATAAAGCGTTTTTTTGGCTAGATGAAAATAGGGCAAGTGATAAAATAATGATAAATTTGGTGCAAGAACGCCTAAAAGAAAAGGGTAAAAACATCGCCATCCTAGCACCTTATGAGGCTTGTTTAAAAAATTTAGAGCTAATTCGTGCTGGAAAAAATGTGATTGCAATCACAGGCAATGTGTTAAGAGATTATTTGACTGATTTATTTCCTATCTTAGAGCTTGGAACAAGTGCGAAAATGCTTTCCGTTGTACCTATGCTAAATGGTGGAGCGATGTTTGAAACGGGAGCGGGTGGTTCTGCGCCAAAGCAAGTTGAACAGCTCGTTGAAGAAAATCACTTGCGTTGGGATAGCTTGGGTGAATTTTTAGCTCTTCAAGCTAGTTTGGAATTTTACGCACAAAAATGTAAGTCAAATAAGGCGAAAGTTTTGGCTGATTGCCTAGATGAAGCTATTGGGGAATGGCTTGAAAATAATAAAACCCCTTCGCGTAAAGTGGGCGAAGATGATAACCGCACAAGTCATTTTTATCTGGCTTTGTATTGGGCGAAGTATTTATCAAGACAAGCGCAAGATGTGGAACTCCAAAGCTTTTTTAAGGATATAGATATGGAATTAAGCTCTAAAGAAGACGAGATTAGGGCGGAATTTAACAATGCTCAAGGTGTGAGGGTGGAGCTTGGAGGATATTATAAATTTGACGACGCAAAGGCTGAGAAGGTTATGCGTCCAAGCGTTTTATTTAACGAAATCATCGCAAAGATAGGACAAAAATGA
- a CDS encoding phosphatidylserine decarboxylase: MSFSKDSSRIFGLIAGFKFFKPLQKWINESYVKYFNIDMSEFKSTDEYESLNALFTRKLKKERNLDEGFISPSDGRILQSGETFLADNEFFAFSIKGRTYSVEELLKDSYEKEELKNGLDYANIYLSPKDYHRYHAPCDMQILSLTYTSGALFSVNEKHLFKIANLYTQNERVSLKCKSSEKGFIFWLVFVGAQNVGKMCFSFDKSVQTNMKIARNFTRKYENLNLKKGEELGNFELGSTIVVLSQKGHLHLKPKTMVKFGEKFADFL; the protein is encoded by the coding sequence ATGAGTTTTTCAAAGGATAGTTCGAGAATTTTTGGACTGATAGCGGGTTTTAAATTTTTCAAGCCTTTGCAAAAATGGATTAATGAAAGCTATGTGAAGTATTTTAATATCGATATGAGCGAATTTAAAAGTACGGATGAATATGAAAGCTTAAACGCACTTTTTACAAGAAAACTAAAAAAAGAAAGAAATTTAGATGAGGGCTTTATCTCTCCAAGCGATGGGCGTATTTTGCAAAGTGGGGAGACTTTTTTGGCTGACAATGAATTTTTTGCTTTTAGCATTAAAGGACGCACTTATAGCGTGGAAGAACTTTTAAAAGATAGCTATGAAAAAGAGGAGCTTAAAAACGGACTTGATTATGCAAATATCTATCTTTCTCCAAAAGACTATCATCGTTATCACGCACCTTGTGATATGCAAATCTTAAGCCTAACTTATACGAGTGGGGCGCTTTTTAGCGTTAATGAAAAGCATTTGTTTAAAATAGCAAATCTTTACACGCAAAATGAAAGAGTGAGCTTAAAATGCAAAAGTAGCGAAAAGGGCTTTATTTTTTGGCTTGTGTTTGTGGGTGCGCAAAATGTAGGCAAAATGTGCTTTTCTTTTGATAAAAGTGTGCAAACAAATATGAAAATTGCCCGCAACTTCACACGAAAATATGAAAATTTAAACTTAAAAAAAGGCGAAGAGCTTGGAAATTTCGAGCTAGGTTCCACCATAGTCGTTTTATCGCAAAAAGGACATTTGCATTTGAAGCCAAAAACAATGGTTAAGTTTGGTGAAAAATTTGCAGATTTTCTTTAA
- a CDS encoding metallophosphoesterase — MLFLVFSFGVALIFGLANIYIYKRLVLKFITLKYLRKLFAFVLFMLFFAQAFFMVFRSSEYLNDVWYSFFASLYAPTYCFFFITLILDFLRFVLAMLGKTFMKIASFVKVAFEIFVLALGAFLTYFSIYSAIKVPEFSEVDIIIPHLEKELKIAMLTDIHLGKNLHENFLSDIIEKVSSKNVDMVVIVGDLVDTNPNDLKPYISKLNDLKSSYGTFYALGNHEYYHGINEVLELLKTQTNMKILVNDAIDLGFANIAGVGDLAGLRKGILAPDLARAKVDLNLSKPSILLAHQPKTALLYDVSDFDLILSGHTHGGQVFPFALLVKLQQGFVSGLYVLSEKTQLFVSRGAGFWGPSLRTFSQSELVILNLKGRK, encoded by the coding sequence ATGTTGTTTTTAGTTTTTTCTTTTGGTGTAGCTTTAATTTTTGGCTTAGCAAATATTTATATTTATAAGAGGTTAGTGTTAAAATTTATTACTTTAAAATATCTAAGAAAGCTTTTTGCTTTTGTTCTTTTTATGCTTTTTTTCGCTCAAGCTTTTTTTATGGTTTTTCGCTCGAGCGAGTATTTAAACGATGTTTGGTATAGTTTTTTTGCCTCTTTATATGCGCCAACTTATTGTTTTTTCTTCATAACGCTAATTTTGGATTTTTTAAGATTTGTCCTAGCAATGCTGGGTAAAACTTTTATGAAGATTGCTTCTTTTGTTAAAGTGGCTTTTGAGATTTTTGTGCTTGCGCTTGGAGCTTTTCTTACTTATTTTAGTATTTATAGTGCGATTAAAGTGCCTGAATTTAGCGAAGTTGATATTATAATTCCGCATTTAGAAAAAGAACTTAAAATCGCTATGCTAACGGACATTCATTTGGGTAAAAATTTACACGAAAATTTCTTAAGCGATATTATAGAGAAGGTTAGTAGTAAAAATGTCGATATGGTCGTCATCGTAGGCGATTTAGTCGATACTAATCCTAACGATTTAAAGCCTTATATCTCAAAGCTTAACGATTTAAAATCAAGCTATGGCACATTTTATGCCTTGGGAAATCACGAGTATTATCACGGAATTAACGAGGTTTTAGAGCTTTTAAAAACGCAAACAAATATGAAAATTCTAGTCAATGACGCTATTGACTTAGGCTTTGCAAATATCGCCGGGGTTGGGGATTTAGCAGGGCTTAGAAAAGGTATTTTAGCACCTGATTTAGCAAGGGCTAAGGTGGATTTAAATTTAAGTAAGCCTAGCATTTTACTAGCACATCAGCCTAAAACCGCCTTGCTTTATGATGTGAGTGATTTTGATTTAATTTTAAGCGGACATACGCACGGCGGACAAGTGTTTCCTTTTGCACTTTTGGTTAAACTTCAACAAGGCTTTGTTTCTGGGCTTTATGTTTTAAGCGAAAAAACGCAGCTTTTTGTAAGTCGTGGGGCAGGGTTTTGGGGACCAAGCCTAAGAACCTTTTCTCAAAGCGAGTTGGTTATTTTAAATTTAAAGGGGAGAAAATGA
- the gltX gene encoding glutamate--tRNA ligase, whose amino-acid sequence MYRFAPSPTGDMHIGNLRAAIINYICSRQEKTDFILRIEDTDKARNITGKEEEIKEILKLFGISWQHYYIQSENLKFHRQMALKLVSEKKAFACFCTEEELNTKKEEAKRQNKPYRYDGTCENLENIQVLENEKPFVIRLKKPKDAMKFKDFIKGELCFEPENIDSFVIMRADKTPTYNFACAVDDMLEGVTCIIRGEDHVSNTPKQEHIRASLDYEKPMNYAHLPIILNEEGVKMSKREAHSSVKWLLERGILPSAIANYLLLLGNKTPCEIFTLEEAIAWFDLKKLSKAPARFDLKKLLQINREHIKKLDDESLNAYLKTDKNLASLAKFYTQEASTLIELKEKLDTIFSKKDFNEFEKECAILKEALEKCESRESYDEFKQDLMQLSGLKGKSFFMPLRILLTGSIHGPELNELYPHLKPFIKELARKA is encoded by the coding sequence ATGTATCGTTTTGCACCCTCTCCTACTGGAGATATGCACATAGGAAATTTAAGAGCGGCTATTATTAATTACATTTGTTCTAGGCAAGAAAAAACGGACTTTATCTTACGCATAGAAGATACAGATAAGGCTAGAAATATCACAGGGAAAGAAGAGGAAATTAAAGAAATTTTAAAGCTTTTTGGAATTTCTTGGCAGCATTATTACATCCAAAGTGAGAATTTGAAATTCCATCGCCAAATGGCTTTAAAATTAGTGAGTGAAAAAAAGGCTTTTGCGTGTTTTTGCACGGAAGAAGAATTAAACACTAAAAAAGAAGAAGCCAAAAGGCAAAATAAGCCTTACCGCTATGATGGCACTTGTGAAAATTTAGAAAATATCCAAGTCTTAGAAAATGAAAAGCCCTTTGTTATCCGTCTTAAAAAGCCTAAAGATGCGATGAAATTTAAGGATTTCATCAAAGGTGAGCTTTGCTTTGAGCCTGAAAATATCGATAGTTTTGTGATAATGAGAGCGGATAAAACACCGACTTACAATTTTGCTTGTGCGGTTGATGATATGCTTGAGGGAGTAACTTGCATTATAAGGGGCGAGGACCACGTTTCTAATACACCTAAGCAAGAACATATCCGTGCGAGTTTAGATTATGAAAAACCTATGAACTATGCCCATTTGCCTATAATCCTCAATGAAGAGGGTGTGAAGATGAGTAAAAGAGAAGCCCACTCTAGCGTAAAATGGCTTTTAGAAAGGGGGATTTTACCAAGCGCAATAGCAAATTATTTACTCTTGCTCGGCAATAAAACACCTTGTGAAATTTTCACACTTGAAGAGGCTATCGCTTGGTTTGATTTAAAAAAGCTTTCAAAAGCCCCTGCGAGATTTGATTTAAAAAAGCTTTTGCAAATCAACCGTGAACACATTAAAAAACTTGACGATGAGAGTTTAAATGCCTATTTAAAAACAGATAAAAATTTAGCCTCTTTGGCGAAATTTTACACTCAAGAAGCAAGCACTTTGATAGAGCTTAAAGAAAAATTAGACACCATTTTTAGCAAAAAAGACTTTAATGAATTTGAAAAAGAATGTGCCATTTTAAAAGAAGCTTTGGAAAAATGTGAGTCAAGGGAAAGTTATGATGAATTTAAGCAGGATTTAATGCAGCTTAGTGGCTTAAAGGGCAAAAGCTTTTTTATGCCCTTAAGAATTCTTCTTACAGGAAGCATACACGGACCCGAGCTTAACGAGCTTTACCCTCATCTTAAACCATTTATAAAAGAACTTGCGAGAAAGGCTTAA
- a CDS encoding YggT family protein encodes MTDALLISLVQAVQFFITAYTWVIIITALISWVNPDPYNPIVQILYKLSAPAYKLVSKIPTRIGNIDLAPLIIVFALWFINNLLSNLIIEGLR; translated from the coding sequence ATGACAGATGCTTTACTTATTTCTTTGGTTCAGGCGGTGCAATTTTTTATCACAGCTTATACTTGGGTCATTATTATCACGGCTTTAATAAGTTGGGTTAATCCAGACCCTTATAATCCCATCGTGCAAATTTTATATAAATTAAGCGCACCTGCTTATAAATTAGTCAGCAAAATTCCAACACGCATAGGAAATATAGACTTAGCCCCCTTAATTATAGTTTTCGCGCTATGGTTTATTAACAATCTTTTAAGCAATTTGATAATAGAGGGTTTAAGATGA
- a CDS encoding lytic transglycosylase domain-containing protein gives MKKIFLLILTLCFLKAAPYELETLKQYENSIAKDYYIHRLLREKALDKKEAKDLRSHIFRYVGSLKKELEKLVPSIPYTNSKYAKCYTYTKDTILDANASCQSVRLNSIYFIASLSPDARKKLANNLQNSRTLLLAFNEENPMKYIIKNEDANAFFRYYNYSKKMDFNINHKFVNQLATHDNFKNFAHNVVIKRENAKFAESLLDVNASVVKEDSAFYLGVNALVFEEEDLAYEFFKSAYESFKIKANKDNALFWLWLIKKDEAHLKELAKSESLNIYSLYVKELTNTPFVELKVLKAPKAKSDFNMSSPFAWQDLARQIRNAKPNELKKLEKEFNTETTLPIYAIIKEKSDKKNYFIMPYFEHIKDYDAKRQALILAIARQESRFIPTAISTSYALGIMQFMPFLANHIGNKELKIANFDQDFMFKPEIAYLFANHHLNYLEKYLNSPLYVFYAYNAGIGFTNRLLKRNDMFKEGKFEPFLSMELVPYQETRIYGKKVLANYIAYRHLLNDNIKISDIFENLIQNTQNPANKP, from the coding sequence ATGAAAAAAATATTTTTGCTTATTTTGACATTATGTTTTTTAAAAGCCGCTCCCTATGAGCTTGAAACCCTTAAACAATATGAAAATTCTATCGCTAAAGATTATTATATCCATAGACTTTTGCGGGAAAAAGCTCTAGATAAGAAAGAAGCAAAAGACTTACGCTCTCATATTTTTCGCTATGTTGGCTCATTAAAAAAAGAATTAGAAAAGCTCGTCCCATCCATACCTTATACTAACTCAAAATATGCCAAGTGCTATACTTACACTAAAGACACCATTCTTGATGCAAATGCGAGTTGTCAAAGTGTGCGTTTAAATTCGATTTATTTTATCGCTTCTCTTTCACCAGACGCAAGGAAAAAATTAGCAAATAACTTGCAAAATTCTCGCACCCTACTTCTTGCATTTAATGAAGAAAATCCTATGAAATATATCATTAAAAACGAAGATGCAAATGCCTTTTTTAGATATTATAATTATTCTAAAAAAATGGATTTTAATATCAACCACAAATTCGTCAATCAACTCGCCACACACGATAATTTTAAGAATTTCGCACATAATGTTGTCATTAAAAGAGAAAATGCCAAATTTGCAGAATCTCTTTTAGATGTCAATGCTAGTGTGGTAAAGGAAGATAGTGCTTTTTATCTAGGAGTAAATGCTCTTGTTTTTGAAGAAGAAGACTTGGCTTATGAATTCTTCAAAAGTGCTTATGAAAGTTTTAAAATAAAAGCAAATAAAGACAACGCTCTTTTTTGGCTGTGGCTCATTAAAAAAGATGAGGCGCATTTAAAAGAACTTGCTAAAAGTGAGTCCTTAAATATTTATAGTCTTTATGTTAAAGAGCTTACTAACACACCTTTTGTTGAACTTAAGGTCTTAAAAGCCCCTAAGGCAAAGAGTGATTTTAATATGAGCAGTCCTTTTGCTTGGCAAGACCTTGCTAGACAGATAAGAAACGCTAAACCAAACGAACTTAAAAAACTTGAAAAAGAATTTAACACAGAAACAACCCTACCAATCTACGCCATAATCAAAGAAAAAAGTGATAAGAAAAATTATTTCATTATGCCTTATTTTGAGCATATAAAAGACTATGATGCGAAAAGACAAGCTTTAATTTTAGCCATAGCAAGACAGGAAAGTCGCTTTATCCCTACGGCGATTTCGACCTCTTACGCTCTTGGCATTATGCAATTTATGCCGTTTTTAGCTAATCATATTGGAAACAAGGAGCTTAAGATAGCAAATTTTGACCAAGATTTTATGTTTAAGCCTGAAATCGCTTATTTGTTTGCAAATCATCACTTAAATTATTTGGAAAAATATCTTAATTCCCCACTCTATGTTTTTTACGCTTACAATGCTGGTATAGGTTTTACCAATAGACTTTTAAAAAGAAATGATATGTTTAAAGAGGGCAAATTTGAGCCTTTTTTATCAATGGAACTTGTGCCTTACCAAGAAACGCGTATTTATGGAAAAAAGGTTTTAGCTAATTATATTGCGTATCGACATCTTCTGAACGATAATATAAAGATTTCGGATATCTTTGAAAATCTAATTCAAAACACGCAAAATCCAGCGAACAAACCCTAG
- a CDS encoding Cj0814 family flagellar-dependent secreted protein has protein sequence MSIFSINDNSSYTSILSQAKASKKSKENSKISFANAFLKQNASKLNEIQSANSQTLVKSEVLNHSSNAHFDTNYGIFSDFQNTVHTLKYKQADLSNSTKMAYGYSVDKNGYMGSDFNKAAGLPEDFKIHKSTLDEIERKAENNSYISDKKQYLGIDKYYTNIDMAETIRQYYNQFNQIINHTFGDVNRTSFSEADLNNLPKGISFTTSDKTIGIMPKSYDKLAISNYYNTQEQYKEIEQLGMFAHINTGLQQLNFTPQSMQTQNLDEDTLKDTFNPDMSVYPQNEDGSYSKEALFMSFLKSTGALPRENSATLNPTAKFYAEAMLKESFEGSLASLDDIMTGKVDFASLLKGYAQDGWLDASIYAMETGAKWQNIYVGNGAWFDNQFNQAKANGWKASSESIDSYVESIMDRLNNLIGQTRV, from the coding sequence ATGAGTATCTTTAGTATCAACGATAACTCAAGCTATACTTCTATACTTTCACAAGCAAAAGCTAGTAAAAAAAGTAAAGAGAATTCTAAAATAAGTTTTGCTAATGCTTTTTTAAAACAAAATGCTAGTAAATTAAATGAAATTCAAAGTGCTAATTCACAAACCCTAGTAAAGAGCGAAGTTTTAAATCATAGCTCAAACGCCCACTTTGATACAAATTATGGTATATTTAGCGATTTTCAAAATACCGTTCATACTCTAAAATATAAACAGGCGGATTTAAGCAACTCTACTAAAATGGCTTACGGTTACAGCGTAGATAAAAATGGCTATATGGGAAGTGATTTTAACAAAGCTGCGGGACTTCCTGAAGATTTTAAAATACATAAATCTACTTTAGATGAGATAGAAAGAAAAGCTGAAAATAATTCTTATATCTCAGATAAAAAACAATATTTAGGCATAGATAAATACTACACAAATATAGATATGGCTGAAACGATTAGACAATACTACAATCAGTTTAACCAAATCATTAATCATACTTTTGGTGATGTCAATAGAACAAGCTTTAGCGAAGCTGATTTAAATAATTTGCCTAAAGGAATAAGCTTTACAACTAGTGATAAGACTATAGGCATTATGCCAAAAAGTTATGATAAGCTAGCGATTTCAAATTATTATAATACCCAAGAGCAGTATAAAGAAATAGAACAATTAGGTATGTTTGCACATATTAATACGGGATTGCAACAGTTAAATTTTACTCCACAAAGTATGCAAACTCAAAATTTAGATGAAGATACTTTAAAAGATACTTTTAATCCCGATATGTCTGTTTATCCACAAAATGAAGATGGAAGTTATTCTAAAGAAGCTTTATTTATGAGTTTTTTAAAATCTACAGGTGCATTACCAAGAGAAAATAGTGCAACGCTAAATCCTACGGCTAAGTTTTACGCTGAAGCTATGCTTAAAGAAAGCTTTGAAGGCTCTTTGGCTTCCTTAGACGACATTATGACAGGCAAAGTGGATTTTGCAAGTTTGTTAAAAGGCTATGCACAAGATGGCTGGCTTGATGCGAGTATATACGCAATGGAAACAGGAGCTAAATGGCAAAATATATATGTAGGCAATGGTGCTTGGTTTGATAATCAGTTTAATCAAGCAAAAGCTAACGGCTGGAAAGCAAGTAGTGAAAGTATCGATTCTTATGTTGAATCTATAATGGATAGACTTAATAATCTCATAGGGCAGACTAGGGTTTAG
- a CDS encoding Cj0814 family flagellar-dependent secreted protein produces the protein MSIFSINDNSNYGSILSQSKANKESKENSKISFANAFLKQNASKLNEIQSANSQTLIKSEVLNSGSNSTLDTNYGLFSEFQNTVHTLKYKQADTSNIVSLAYGYGVDANGYMGSDFNKAAGLPNDFKIHKSTLDEIKKAAENEPYIADMKQYFGVSEYYTNIDMAETIKQYYNLFSNALGQSFPNDKTSFSEADINSMPSGYGVSGTQSMDFNDPSNRMNITHLRDFSNSLISNVYQTPEQAKEANEIWFDSGCMIKGLSSETLGLSLEEIKNVSKGEDWQFNPDMSVYPQNEDGSYSKEALFMSFLKSQGGQPIESPKTTLNPTIEAYNRAMAKESFSGPAIHLDSIMTGKSDFKSFFRYWAERGIAEGDLYMYENNIPKESAMGNWALDAEIKQAIANGWKAKSSTINSYADSIMDRLNNLIGQTRV, from the coding sequence ATGAGTATCTTTAGTATCAATGATAACTCAAACTATGGCTCTATACTTTCACAAAGTAAAGCTAATAAAGAAAGTAAAGAAAATTCTAAAATAAGTTTTGCTAATGCTTTTTTAAAACAAAATGCTAGTAAATTAAATGAAATTCAAAGTGCTAATTCACAAACTCTAATAAAAAGTGAAGTTTTAAATAGTGGCTCAAATTCCACTCTTGACACAAACTATGGCTTATTTAGCGAATTTCAAAATACCGTTCATACTCTAAAATATAAACAAGCAGATACAAGCAATATTGTATCTTTAGCTTATGGTTATGGAGTAGATGCTAATGGTTATATGGGAAGTGACTTTAATAAAGCCGCAGGATTGCCAAATGATTTTAAAATACATAAATCTACTTTGGATGAGATTAAAAAAGCTGCTGAAAATGAACCTTATATTGCAGATATGAAACAATATTTTGGTGTAAGTGAGTATTATACTAATATCGATATGGCTGAAACCATAAAACAATATTATAATCTTTTTTCCAATGCTTTAGGTCAAAGTTTTCCAAATGATAAAACAAGTTTTAGTGAAGCAGATATAAATTCTATGCCTAGTGGTTATGGTGTAAGTGGAACGCAATCAATGGACTTTAATGATCCAAGCAATAGAATGAATATCACCCACTTAAGAGATTTCTCAAATTCTTTAATTTCAAATGTTTATCAAACCCCTGAACAAGCAAAAGAAGCTAATGAAATTTGGTTTGATTCAGGATGTATGATCAAGGGATTATCATCTGAGACTTTAGGTCTATCCTTAGAAGAAATCAAAAATGTTTCTAAAGGTGAAGATTGGCAATTTAATCCTGATATGTCAGTTTATCCGCAAAATGAAGATGGAAGTTATTCTAAAGAAGCTTTGTTTATGAGTTTTTTAAAATCTCAAGGTGGTCAACCTATTGAGAGTCCAAAAACCACACTTAATCCCACAATAGAAGCTTATAATAGGGCTATGGCTAAAGAGAGTTTTAGTGGTCCAGCCATACACTTAGATAGTATTATGACAGGTAAAAGTGACTTTAAAAGCTTTTTTAGATACTGGGCAGAGCGTGGCATAGCAGAAGGTGATTTATATATGTATGAAAATAACATTCCTAAAGAATCTGCTATGGGTAATTGGGCTTTAGATGCTGAAATTAAACAAGCCATTGCCAATGGCTGGAAAGCAAAATCTAGCACCATTAACTCCTACGCTGATTCTATAATGGATAGACTTAATAATCTTATAGGACAGACTAGGGTTTAG